A DNA window from Helianthus annuus cultivar XRQ/B chromosome 15, HanXRQr2.0-SUNRISE, whole genome shotgun sequence contains the following coding sequences:
- the LOC110897831 gene encoding uncharacterized protein LOC110897831, with amino-acid sequence MYSKFSDIYSNFTWRWPVAWRDSFPVLIQLDQLTFDPNKEDKLLWRTGDPFRDFSSACAWDSIRHREMDVEWCPIVWFAQCIPRHAFLMWLIMRRKLLTQDKILKWDFSRRKNMNMMCCLLCYADHDSHNHLFFECKFSTQVWQMVRHKVGMDSVQAKWVDIVDWLLVRSKSKSVVNYVARVLVAANAYLIWQERNARLFKNQLRPPETISTLILQQVRYKLMGAKLKDCANVRRLLGDWEIYGTELKDGDG; translated from the coding sequence ATGTATTCTAAATTTTCTGACATTTATTCCAATTTTACTTGGAGATGGCCAGTCGCGTGGAGAGATAGTTTTCCTGTTCTTATCCAGCTTGATCAGTTGACTTTTGATCCGAATAAGGAAGATAAGCTTTTGTGGCGCACAGGGGATCCGTTCCGAGATTTTTCGTCGGCTTGTGCTTGGGATTCAATTAGGCACCGTGAGATGGACGTTGAGTGGTGTCCTATTGTTTGGTTCGCGCAGTGCATTCCGCGTCATGCTTTCTTAATGTGGCTAATCATGAGACGAAAGTTGCTTACTCAGGATAAGATTTTGAAGTGGGATTTCTCGCGTCGGAAGAATATGAACATGATGTGCTGTCTGCTATGTTATGCCGATCATGACTCTCATAATCATCTGTTTTTCGAGTGTAAATTCTCTACTCAAGTTTGGCAGATGGTTAGGCATAAAGTGGGAATGGATTCAGTCCAAGCAAAGTGGGTGGATATTGTTGACTGGCTTTTAGTGCGTTCCAAATCCAAATCAGTAGTTAACTACGTTGCTAGAGTATTAGTAGCGGCCAATGCTTATTTGATTTGGCAGGAACGCAATGCGAGACTTTTCAAGAACCAACTGAGGCCTCCAGAGACTATAAGTACACTTATTCTCCAACAGGTCCGATACAAATTAATGGGTGCGAAGCTAAAGGATTGTGCTAATGTGAGAAGGCTTCTAGGAGACTGGGAGATTTATGGCACTGAACTCAAGGATGGTGATGGCTGA